One part of the Pseudomonadota bacterium genome encodes these proteins:
- a CDS encoding M50 family metallopeptidase, producing MNATGFKRKLDWKTIAVLVGIFVVVALLWDTVVVWPLRVLVVFFHEASHGLAALATGGSIDSLRILPDESGLATTRGGSAVAIYSAGYLGSLAFGAVILLVAARTRIDRIAAAALGALLAALTILYVPFSNPFGFAFGLVIAAALIAVAKWLPEAVSDGALKVIGVTSCGYAVLDIYSDVIVRPELRSDAAMLGEATGVPTVVWGVAWIATALVGAGAALVFAARGGGEADRKK from the coding sequence GTGAACGCAACCGGCTTCAAGAGAAAGCTCGACTGGAAGACGATCGCCGTGCTGGTCGGCATCTTCGTCGTCGTCGCGCTCCTGTGGGACACCGTCGTCGTCTGGCCGCTGCGCGTGCTCGTCGTCTTCTTCCACGAGGCGAGCCACGGCCTCGCGGCGCTCGCCACCGGCGGATCGATTGACAGCCTGCGGATCCTGCCGGACGAGAGCGGGCTCGCGACGACCCGCGGCGGCTCGGCCGTCGCGATCTACTCGGCGGGCTACCTCGGCAGCCTCGCCTTCGGCGCGGTCATCCTGCTCGTCGCGGCGCGCACCCGGATCGACAGGATCGCGGCGGCCGCCCTCGGCGCGCTGCTCGCGGCGCTGACGATCCTGTACGTCCCGTTCTCGAACCCGTTCGGGTTCGCGTTCGGGCTCGTGATCGCAGCGGCGCTGATCGCGGTCGCGAAGTGGCTGCCCGAGGCGGTGAGCGACGGCGCGCTCAAGGTGATAGGCGTCACCTCGTGCGGCTACGCGGTGCTCGACATCTACAGCGACGTCATCGTGCGGCCCGAGCTCAGGTCCGACGCCGCGATGCTCGGCGAGGCGACCGGGGTGCCGACGGTCGTCTGGGGCGTTGCGTGGATCGCGACAGCTCTCGTCGGCGCGGGCGCGGCGCTCGTCTTCGCGGCGCGCGGCGGCGGGGAGGCCGACAGGAAGAAGTGA
- a CDS encoding type II toxin-antitoxin system HicB family antitoxin: MKRRYTVILEKEADGGYHVFCPALPGCHSEGDTLDDAMDATREAIEVYIDSLVA, from the coding sequence ATGAAGCGCAGGTACACGGTCATCCTCGAGAAGGAGGCGGACGGCGGCTACCACGTCTTCTGCCCCGCCCTGCCGGGCTGCCACAGCGAGGGAGACACCCTCGACGACGCGATGGACGCGACCCGCGAGGCGATCGAGGTGTACATCGATTCGCTCGTCGCGTGA